In a genomic window of Deinococcus aquiradiocola:
- a CDS encoding DNA repair protein RecN translates to MQEGGLTRLEVRRLATIEHLDLDLRPGFSAFTGETGAGKSIIVDALGLLLGQRGGGDLIRTGEDDLLVTGFAGDLTASRRVTTQGRSTARLDGEVVSLRELGEWASTHLTIHWQHSAQSLLSAAHQRRLLDARLPAESERYAAAYREWQAARTRLDDLRRSERERAQRLDLLDFQARELREAAVQPGEEEPLQLELNRLANLESTSQGAAGALELLADGEVSAVQLISEAVRSLNAGARYDETSAQLQTELRTALEAVQAVAGELRGLAEDSAPDPEELDRVETRLSLLARLRGKYGPTLDDVLTFQAQVEDELRGVLRDEQDAGTLAADVDALEGAARREGLALGTARRALAGPLAEALLAVIRELGMPHARLNFQFRELDTPGPHGLEEATLYFGANPGEEAGPLADVASGGELSRVMLAISTVLGATTPAVVFDEVDAGIGGAAALAVAAQLSRLARERQVLVVTHLAQLAARADHHYKVEKALEGGRTLTRVRLLSESERLEELARMLSGNTSDVALQHARELLQTRD, encoded by the coding sequence ATGCAGGAGGGTGGCCTGACGCGCCTGGAGGTGCGTCGCCTCGCCACCATCGAGCACCTGGACCTCGACCTGCGGCCCGGCTTCTCGGCCTTCACGGGCGAGACGGGCGCCGGGAAGAGCATCATCGTGGACGCGCTCGGCCTGCTGCTGGGACAGCGGGGCGGCGGCGACCTGATCCGCACCGGCGAGGACGACCTGCTCGTGACGGGCTTCGCGGGCGACCTGACCGCGTCGCGCCGCGTGACCACGCAGGGCCGCAGCACCGCCCGCCTGGACGGCGAGGTCGTCAGCCTGCGCGAACTGGGCGAATGGGCGTCCACGCACCTCACCATCCACTGGCAGCACAGCGCGCAGAGCCTGCTGAGCGCCGCACACCAGCGCCGCCTGCTGGACGCACGCCTGCCCGCCGAGAGCGAACGCTACGCGGCCGCGTACCGCGAGTGGCAGGCGGCCCGCACACGACTGGACGACCTGCGCCGCTCCGAACGGGAGCGCGCGCAGCGGCTCGACCTGCTGGACTTCCAGGCGCGGGAACTGCGGGAGGCGGCCGTGCAGCCGGGCGAGGAGGAACCGCTGCAGCTGGAACTGAACCGCCTCGCGAACCTGGAGAGCACCTCGCAGGGCGCGGCGGGCGCGCTGGAACTGCTGGCGGACGGCGAGGTGAGTGCCGTGCAGCTCATCTCGGAGGCCGTGCGGTCCCTGAACGCGGGCGCGAGGTACGACGAGACGTCCGCGCAGCTGCAGACCGAACTGCGAACCGCGCTGGAGGCCGTGCAGGCCGTGGCGGGCGAACTGCGGGGCCTGGCGGAGGACAGCGCGCCCGACCCGGAGGAACTCGACCGGGTGGAGACGCGCCTGAGTCTGCTCGCGCGCCTGCGCGGCAAGTACGGCCCGACGCTGGACGACGTGCTGACCTTCCAGGCGCAGGTGGAGGACGAGCTGCGCGGCGTGCTGCGCGACGAGCAGGACGCGGGCACCCTGGCGGCCGACGTGGACGCGCTGGAGGGCGCCGCGCGCCGCGAGGGCCTCGCGCTCGGCACGGCACGCCGCGCGCTGGCCGGACCGCTGGCAGAGGCACTGCTCGCCGTGATCCGTGAGCTGGGCATGCCGCACGCGCGCCTGAACTTCCAGTTCAGGGAGCTGGACACGCCCGGCCCGCACGGGCTGGAGGAGGCCACGCTGTACTTCGGGGCGAACCCCGGCGAGGAGGCCGGGCCGCTCGCGGACGTGGCGTCGGGCGGTGAGCTGTCGCGCGTGATGCTGGCCATCAGCACCGTGCTGGGCGCGACGACGCCCGCCGTGGTGTTCGACGAGGTGGACGCCGGGATCGGCGGCGCGGCGGCCCTGGCGGTCGCGGCACAGCTGTCGCGGCTCGCGCGGGAACGGCAGGTGCTGGTCGTGACGCACCTCGCGCAGCTCGCAGCCCGCGCGGACCACCACTACAAGGTCGAGAAGGCCCTGGAAGGCGGGCGCACCCTGACGCGCGTGCGCCTGCTGAGCGAGTCGGAACGGCTGGAGGAACTCGCTCGGATGCTGAGCGGCAACACCTCCGACGTGGCCCTGCAGCACGCGCGGGAACTGCTGCAGACGCGCGACTGA